One genomic region from Vibrio sp. SCSIO 43137 encodes:
- a CDS encoding RNA-binding S4 domain-containing protein, translating to MSSHQSGFEEEQEVEIEAIGVEIATQPIELYKIFKIANLVNGGGEAKHIISEGYVAVNGEIETRKRRKIVDGDLIEFNQEFYLAIYNPDSAQTSGADSGYEVAYEETLSEQVEPEKVEHEPSEPEQPKSKGRKSIQFL from the coding sequence ATGAGTTCACATCAATCAGGCTTTGAAGAAGAGCAAGAAGTTGAAATTGAAGCCATTGGAGTAGAGATCGCTACGCAACCAATAGAGCTGTATAAAATCTTTAAAATTGCCAATCTGGTTAACGGTGGCGGAGAAGCAAAACACATTATCAGTGAAGGTTATGTTGCCGTAAATGGTGAAATAGAAACGCGCAAACGCCGAAAAATAGTTGACGGTGATCTGATTGAGTTTAATCAGGAGTTTTATCTGGCGATTTATAATCCTGATTCCGCCCAGACTTCTGGTGCAGATTCAGGCTATGAAGTTGCTTATGAAGAGACGCTTTCTGAACAGGTTGAACCTGAAAAAGTTGAACATGAACCAAGTGAGCCGGAACAACCCAAAAGCAAAGGCAGAAAATCCATCCAGTTTCTGTAG
- a CDS encoding methyl-accepting chemotaxis protein, which yields MKFSHKIVIASALLMLVTVSTLSINQVMTIQSELETTIENSVKDIMQSVKNNVVSEMEGRKDVARYTTNMAELDISREGILSAIDQPALKKPFVLVGGALETDGKAIPGTASWDPGPTWDGRARPWYKGAKQANGLFVTTPYADSVTNEILISIATPLNENGSFKGALFFDVSLVGLAEIVNNVELFDAGYVFIVDSAGSTIAHPDEEKNGQPFSSYQPNVQITQKMQTVAVNGDEYVFDFVKVPNQDWYVGVALDQNIAFASVIDMRNQSIIFTVIALIVSVAVLLGLIAKLMKPLDSLNHAIQDVASGEGDLTQRLATNTDKEFAELATGFNVFTENLQGQIKQLKGIGEEIMRGTESTAEGSSHAASAMQEQLQELEQLATAMNEMATTSTDMAGNAQGAAGAAQEADDATQQGSAVVNSTTDSINELSDRIDSAVDEVKALEDATDSIETVLQVINDIADQTNLLALNAAIEAARAGEQGRGFAVVADEVRTLAQRTQESTTEIRNMIEQLQAGAGSVAKAMGLSKETASNTVTQAEEANMALEKIRNAIQRITDMNMQIASAAEEQSLVAEEINANTVKIKDLSVQVSQGADEANMAMQVQTENVREQSSILNKFIV from the coding sequence ATGAAATTTAGCCACAAAATCGTTATTGCTTCGGCACTATTAATGCTAGTAACGGTAAGTACACTCTCCATTAATCAGGTGATGACGATTCAGTCAGAACTTGAAACCACCATTGAAAACAGCGTTAAAGACATTATGCAAAGTGTTAAGAATAACGTTGTTTCTGAAATGGAAGGCCGTAAAGATGTCGCTCGTTATACGACCAATATGGCTGAACTCGACATCTCCAGAGAGGGTATTCTTTCCGCTATCGATCAACCTGCCCTTAAAAAACCATTTGTATTGGTCGGTGGTGCTTTGGAAACAGATGGCAAAGCCATTCCCGGTACTGCAAGCTGGGATCCGGGCCCTACATGGGACGGCAGAGCGCGTCCTTGGTATAAAGGTGCTAAACAGGCTAATGGCTTATTTGTCACTACGCCGTATGCGGATTCGGTAACCAATGAGATTCTGATTTCTATCGCCACACCACTTAACGAGAATGGTTCATTTAAAGGTGCACTGTTTTTCGATGTGAGCCTGGTTGGCCTTGCAGAGATCGTCAACAACGTAGAGCTGTTTGACGCTGGTTACGTCTTTATCGTTGATAGCGCAGGTTCCACTATCGCTCACCCCGATGAAGAGAAAAACGGTCAGCCATTCTCCTCTTATCAGCCAAATGTGCAGATAACGCAGAAGATGCAAACTGTAGCGGTAAACGGAGACGAATATGTTTTCGACTTTGTTAAAGTCCCAAATCAGGACTGGTATGTCGGCGTAGCCCTTGATCAAAATATCGCTTTCGCCTCTGTCATTGATATGCGTAATCAGTCGATTATCTTTACTGTTATCGCCCTTATCGTCAGTGTTGCCGTTCTTCTTGGCCTGATCGCTAAACTGATGAAGCCGCTCGATTCACTCAACCACGCGATACAAGATGTTGCTTCAGGTGAAGGTGACTTAACCCAGCGTCTTGCCACCAATACTGATAAAGAGTTCGCTGAACTGGCCACAGGATTCAACGTCTTTACAGAGAACCTTCAGGGTCAGATTAAGCAGTTGAAAGGCATTGGTGAAGAGATAATGCGTGGCACTGAAAGCACAGCTGAGGGTTCTTCTCATGCCGCCTCTGCGATGCAGGAACAGCTTCAGGAGCTTGAGCAACTGGCGACTGCCATGAACGAGATGGCAACCACTTCCACCGATATGGCGGGTAATGCTCAGGGGGCAGCCGGGGCAGCACAAGAAGCTGACGATGCAACTCAGCAGGGCTCTGCTGTTGTAAACAGCACAACAGACTCCATTAACGAGCTGTCTGATCGTATTGATTCAGCTGTTGACGAAGTTAAAGCATTGGAAGATGCCACAGACAGTATCGAAACTGTGCTTCAGGTTATTAACGATATAGCTGACCAAACCAATTTGCTGGCACTTAACGCCGCAATTGAGGCAGCACGTGCAGGCGAACAAGGTCGTGGATTTGCCGTTGTAGCCGATGAGGTTCGTACCCTTGCTCAGAGAACTCAGGAATCGACCACTGAGATCCGTAATATGATTGAGCAGCTTCAGGCTGGTGCCGGTTCAGTTGCCAAAGCCATGGGTCTGAGCAAGGAGACAGCAAGTAATACTGTTACCCAGGCTGAAGAAGCCAATATGGCTCTTGAGAAAATCCGTAACGCTATACAGCGTATCACGGATATGAATATGCAGATCGCATCTGCTGCTGAAGAGCAAAGCTTAGTCGCAGAAGAGATCAACGCCAACACGGTTAAGATTAAAGATCTGTCAGTACAGGTTTCTCAGGGTGCTGATGAAGCCAATATGGCCATGCAGGTTCAGACAGAAAATGTCCGTGAGCAGAGCAGTATTCTGAATAAGTTTATCGTCTGA
- a CDS encoding LysR family transcriptional regulator: MLNPVWLITYKTLVETGHFTKTAEKLFMTQPGVSQHIKKLETELNVSLLTKIGKRFELTEAGREVYLHACRQEKTEANLKEKIQNDSPYSGECRFAMSGSLSMQMYPLLLKRQLEHPQLTISLEAAPNSRIAQLLLDNHIQLGLMTQQLPSADLDYKVIGNEELCLIVSNQHQDKPFSPGLLSQIGLIDHPDCSHYLSKILTQTGFAKSIETIATKGYVNQLNQILVPVSHNIGFTVLPVSAYLASPEKDKLAVIPLPDIVNETVYLVSKKHQVPAKRYDWFIDAIKQQFIS; the protein is encoded by the coding sequence ATGTTAAATCCTGTCTGGCTTATTACTTATAAAACACTGGTTGAAACCGGTCACTTCACCAAAACAGCAGAAAAGCTGTTTATGACCCAGCCGGGAGTGAGTCAACATATTAAAAAGCTTGAAACTGAACTGAATGTCAGCCTGCTGACCAAAATAGGCAAAAGATTTGAATTGACCGAAGCAGGACGGGAAGTCTACCTGCACGCCTGCCGGCAGGAAAAAACAGAGGCAAACCTCAAAGAGAAAATACAGAACGACTCTCCCTACTCCGGTGAGTGTCGCTTTGCTATGTCCGGCTCACTCAGTATGCAGATGTATCCTCTGCTACTAAAACGGCAGCTTGAACACCCGCAACTGACTATCTCTCTTGAGGCGGCACCAAATAGCAGAATAGCTCAGCTTCTGCTGGATAATCACATTCAGTTAGGTTTAATGACTCAGCAACTTCCGTCCGCTGATTTAGACTATAAAGTGATTGGAAATGAAGAGCTTTGCCTTATTGTCTCTAATCAACATCAGGATAAACCTTTTTCGCCGGGTCTGCTCAGCCAAATAGGATTAATTGATCATCCTGACTGCTCACACTACCTGAGCAAGATATTGACCCAGACAGGTTTTGCCAAATCTATAGAAACCATTGCTACAAAAGGGTATGTGAATCAGCTAAATCAGATACTTGTACCAGTCAGCCACAATATTGGTTTTACGGTTTTACCCGTGAGCGCTTATCTGGCCAGCCCGGAAAAAGATAAACTAGCGGTTATTCCTCTTCCCGATATCGTGAATGAAACTGTCTATCTGGTTAGCAAAAAACATCAAGTCCCTGCAAAACGGTACGACTGGTTTATTGATGCCATTAAACAGCAGTTTATCAGTTGA
- the dbpA gene encoding ATP-dependent RNA helicase DbpA, translating to MSSSAFNSLPLSPALLENLDSLGYSEMTPIQASSLPLMLSGKDVIGQGKTGSGKTAAFGLSLLTNLNVKRFRVQSLVLCPTRELADQVAKEIRKLARRIHNIKVLTLCGGMPMGPQIGSLEHGAHILVGTPGRILDHLEKGRINLDELNTLVLDEADRMLEMGFQDALDAILDEAPKQRQTLLFSATFPKQIQSVAERVMQKPELVKVESTHSGNSIEQKFFKVADTEERLQAVKRLLLEYQAESSVIFCNTKREVQEVADELYHAGFDVIDLHGDLEQRDRDQSLVQFANKSISILIATDVAARGLDVDDLDMVINYQLSRDPEVHVHRIGRTGRAGSKGVACSLFSEKEMYRVALIDEYMDMPIEPVALPDEADLPSKPYQAKMVTIEIAGGKKQKVRPGDILGALTGDKGIDAGKVGKINLFAMRSYVAVERSVAKKALSKIANGKLKGRNFRARILK from the coding sequence TTGAGTAGTTCAGCCTTTAACTCCCTGCCGTTGTCTCCGGCTCTATTAGAAAACCTGGATTCCCTGGGTTATTCAGAGATGACTCCCATTCAGGCCAGTAGTCTGCCACTTATGCTGTCAGGTAAAGATGTTATTGGTCAGGGCAAGACAGGTTCGGGAAAAACAGCGGCATTTGGTTTAAGCCTGCTGACTAACCTGAATGTAAAGCGCTTTCGCGTTCAGTCGCTGGTATTGTGTCCTACCAGAGAGCTGGCTGATCAAGTAGCGAAAGAGATCCGCAAACTGGCAAGACGTATTCACAATATTAAGGTGCTTACTTTATGTGGCGGTATGCCGATGGGGCCGCAAATCGGCTCACTGGAGCACGGTGCGCATATTTTGGTAGGTACTCCGGGCAGAATTCTGGATCACCTTGAGAAGGGAAGAATTAACCTTGATGAGCTGAACACTCTGGTTCTGGACGAAGCTGACCGTATGCTGGAAATGGGCTTTCAGGACGCGCTGGACGCTATTCTGGATGAGGCGCCAAAGCAGCGTCAGACACTGCTGTTTAGTGCCACTTTCCCCAAACAGATTCAGTCTGTTGCTGAGCGTGTTATGCAGAAACCTGAGCTGGTTAAGGTAGAGTCTACTCATAGCGGAAACAGCATAGAGCAGAAGTTCTTTAAAGTAGCGGATACTGAAGAGAGGCTTCAGGCGGTTAAGAGACTGCTACTAGAATATCAGGCTGAGTCGAGTGTTATCTTTTGTAATACCAAAAGAGAAGTTCAGGAGGTAGCCGATGAACTCTACCATGCCGGGTTTGATGTTATTGACTTGCATGGTGATTTGGAGCAAAGAGACAGGGATCAGTCACTGGTGCAGTTTGCCAATAAAAGTATCTCTATACTGATCGCTACTGACGTAGCTGCGCGCGGGCTGGATGTGGATGATTTAGATATGGTTATCAACTATCAGTTATCGCGGGACCCGGAAGTACACGTACACCGTATCGGCAGAACAGGTCGCGCCGGCAGCAAAGGGGTTGCATGCAGTTTGTTTAGTGAAAAAGAGATGTACCGCGTTGCTTTGATTGACGAGTATATGGATATGCCAATCGAGCCGGTTGCACTGCCTGACGAAGCGGATCTGCCGTCTAAGCCTTATCAGGCAAAAATGGTGACCATTGAAATTGCCGGCGGTAAAAAACAGAAGGTCAGACCGGGTGATATTTTGGGTGCACTGACCGGTGATAAAGGTATCGATGCCGGAAAGGTTGGTAAGATCAACCTGTTTGCTATGCGCTCGTATGTTGCTGTAGAAAGAAGCGTGGCAAAGAAAGCACTAAGCAAAATAGCCAACGGTAAGCTGAAAGGTCGTAATTTCAGGGCAAGAATATTAAAATAG
- the rbsD gene encoding D-ribose pyranase encodes MKKTELLNSELSYLVATLGHTDEITIADAGLPIPQHVERIDLALTHGVPGFIQTVETILKESQIEGVVIAHETRQVSPQLHDQLIQVIEQESKNCGKQIEISYVSHEEFKARTHESRSVVRTGECTPYANVIFQTGVVF; translated from the coding sequence ATGAAAAAAACAGAGCTGTTAAATTCTGAACTGTCTTACCTTGTGGCTACCCTTGGCCACACCGATGAGATCACCATTGCCGATGCAGGGCTGCCTATTCCCCAGCATGTAGAACGTATTGATCTGGCGCTGACTCACGGGGTTCCGGGTTTTATTCAGACCGTTGAGACCATACTGAAAGAGTCACAGATTGAAGGCGTGGTTATTGCCCACGAAACCAGACAAGTAAGTCCGCAGTTACATGATCAACTGATTCAGGTTATCGAGCAGGAGAGCAAAAACTGCGGAAAACAGATAGAGATCAGCTACGTATCTCACGAGGAGTTTAAAGCAAGAACTCATGAGAGCCGGTCTGTCGTCAGAACCGGTGAATGTACACCTTATGCCAACGTTATTTTTCAGACCGGTGTGGTTTTTTAA
- a CDS encoding amylosucrase: MLSHLEGQKALRQVLESVDLSALSQKDQKTFLARMDEHFPELMVKLHHLYGAQYDFFYYLQKLSSELASAFGSRKVKLKKQDQKRLNQPNWYRSEKMLGMALYVDLFAGDLKKLLDKIPYLKALGVNYVHLMPLYKSPEGRSDGGYAVSDYRSVDKKLGTERDLVKVANAFSDEGISLVLDFVFNHTSCEHEWAKRALAGEEEYQNYYYFFSDKQEVDEYNQTCREIFPTVRRGSFTFNEEVDKWIWTTFNSFQWDLNFSNPAVFNAITAEMLFLANIGCEGLRLDALAFIWKEKWTQCESLPKAHTLIQAFNLCLQIVAPSVQFKSEAIVHPDEVAQYIDKKECQLSYNPLMMALMWESLATRETKLLTASLKKSFQISADCSWVNYIRCHDDIGWTFDDAVAGQLGINGFDHRRFLNQFYTGRFEGSFAHGVAFQENPATGDCRVCGSLASLAGLEDAIKSDDIHKLDQAIKRVRLLNSINLSIGGIPLIYQGDEIGMLNDYSFVGDADKYDDARWVNRPAITQEAIALAEDRASPQGIIHRELLNMIHIRQSNPVFGEADTQILETYQSGLFAYARADQQGRKLLAICNFSDQSQQVPASICDILASDKVVDLLTHKEVLTKGDIKLNGYDVLWLTPDIKG; encoded by the coding sequence ATGTTGTCGCATCTGGAAGGACAGAAGGCCTTAAGACAAGTTTTAGAGTCGGTGGATTTATCCGCATTAAGCCAGAAAGATCAGAAGACTTTTCTGGCACGTATGGATGAGCACTTTCCTGAGCTGATGGTGAAGTTGCACCATTTATATGGGGCGCAGTACGACTTTTTCTATTATCTGCAAAAGCTCTCTTCTGAGTTGGCCTCCGCCTTCGGCAGCCGGAAAGTGAAATTGAAAAAACAGGATCAGAAAAGGCTTAATCAGCCAAACTGGTACCGCAGTGAAAAAATGCTGGGCATGGCGCTTTATGTTGACCTGTTTGCCGGCGATCTGAAAAAGCTTCTGGATAAGATTCCTTATCTTAAGGCTCTCGGTGTTAACTATGTTCACCTTATGCCTCTGTATAAATCGCCGGAAGGACGCAGCGACGGCGGCTATGCAGTATCTGATTACCGCAGTGTGGATAAGAAGCTAGGTACTGAGAGAGATCTGGTAAAGGTGGCTAATGCGTTTAGCGATGAAGGGATCAGTCTGGTACTCGATTTTGTCTTTAACCATACCTCCTGTGAACATGAGTGGGCCAAGAGAGCCCTTGCCGGTGAAGAAGAGTATCAAAACTACTATTACTTCTTTTCTGATAAACAAGAGGTAGATGAGTACAACCAGACCTGCCGGGAAATCTTCCCTACCGTGCGACGGGGCAGTTTTACCTTCAACGAAGAAGTGGATAAATGGATCTGGACAACCTTTAACAGTTTTCAGTGGGATCTTAACTTCTCTAATCCGGCGGTGTTTAATGCTATCACGGCTGAAATGCTGTTTCTGGCCAATATTGGCTGTGAGGGCTTAAGGCTGGATGCTCTTGCCTTTATCTGGAAAGAGAAGTGGACGCAGTGTGAAAGCCTGCCAAAAGCCCACACTCTTATTCAGGCGTTTAACCTCTGCCTGCAAATCGTTGCGCCGTCGGTTCAATTTAAGTCCGAGGCTATCGTGCACCCTGACGAAGTGGCGCAATACATTGATAAAAAAGAGTGCCAGCTCTCTTATAACCCTCTGATGATGGCGCTAATGTGGGAGTCACTGGCCACAAGGGAAACGAAACTACTGACCGCCTCGCTGAAAAAGAGCTTTCAGATTTCTGCCGATTGTAGTTGGGTAAACTATATCCGCTGTCATGATGATATCGGCTGGACATTCGATGATGCCGTAGCCGGGCAGTTAGGGATTAACGGTTTTGATCATCGTCGTTTCCTTAATCAGTTTTATACCGGCCGCTTTGAAGGCTCTTTTGCACACGGTGTTGCGTTTCAGGAGAATCCGGCAACGGGCGACTGCCGGGTATGTGGCTCTCTCGCCTCCCTTGCCGGGCTGGAAGATGCGATTAAATCAGACGATATTCATAAACTCGATCAGGCAATAAAACGGGTTCGTCTGCTAAACAGCATCAATCTGAGTATTGGTGGCATTCCTCTTATTTATCAGGGGGATGAGATTGGCATGCTCAATGACTACAGTTTTGTTGGTGATGCGGATAAGTATGATGATGCCCGCTGGGTGAACCGTCCGGCAATTACTCAGGAAGCGATTGCCCTTGCTGAAGACAGAGCCTCTCCGCAGGGCATTATTCACCGTGAGTTGCTGAATATGATCCATATCCGCCAGTCAAATCCTGTGTTTGGCGAGGCAGATACTCAGATCCTAGAAACCTATCAGTCCGGGCTGTTTGCCTATGCAAGAGCCGATCAACAGGGCAGAAAGCTACTGGCTATTTGCAACTTCAGTGACCAGTCCCAGCAGGTTCCTGCCAGTATTTGCGATATTCTGGCCAGCGATAAGGTGGTGGACTTGCTGACTCATAAAGAGGTTCTTACCAAGGGAGACATCAAGTTAAATGGTTATGATGTGCTTTGGTTAACTCCGGATATTAAAGGTTAA
- a CDS encoding sugar O-acetyltransferase encodes MKTEKQKMLAGEPYLAWDDTLYAERIACRRVLQQLNNSIPDSDEWKSAIQQLIPDAKGEVYLEPPFRCDYGSNIHVGKNFYANFNCVLLDVNRIDIGDNVMLAPNVQIYTAGHPIEVKGRVEEGIEFGLPIKIGHNVWIGGGAIICPGVTIGDNSVIGAGAVVTKDIPDNVVAAGNPCKVIRQIDND; translated from the coding sequence ATGAAAACAGAAAAACAGAAAATGTTGGCTGGTGAACCTTATCTGGCCTGGGATGACACCCTTTATGCAGAAAGAATTGCCTGCCGCAGAGTGCTTCAGCAGCTTAACAACAGCATTCCTGATAGTGATGAGTGGAAGAGTGCTATTCAACAATTAATCCCCGATGCCAAAGGTGAAGTGTATCTGGAACCACCGTTTCGCTGCGATTACGGAAGTAATATCCATGTCGGCAAGAATTTCTATGCCAATTTTAACTGTGTATTGCTGGACGTAAACCGTATCGATATCGGTGACAATGTCATGCTGGCGCCTAATGTTCAGATATACACGGCGGGTCACCCCATTGAGGTGAAAGGACGGGTAGAAGAGGGGATAGAGTTCGGTTTGCCGATCAAAATTGGCCACAATGTCTGGATTGGTGGCGGGGCGATAATCTGCCCTGGGGTGACCATCGGAGATAACAGTGTTATCGGTGCCGGAGCAGTGGTCACCAAAGATATACCGGATAACGTGGTTGCGGCCGGTAACCCATGTAAAGTTATCAGGCAAATAGATAACGATTGA
- a CDS encoding NUDIX hydrolase, which translates to MIPINTSVVAGVVLSKQDGETKMLLMKRAKEGYWCHVAGKIESGEVAGQAMLRELKEETGIEAAELYNGEYLEQFYDAKSNELLIIPTFAMLCLENQQVVLNEEHTEYRWCSLQEAISLVPFPNQKQLYQHVWKLFVENTPSEFLKVCL; encoded by the coding sequence ATGATTCCAATAAACACTTCTGTTGTGGCAGGTGTAGTTCTTTCTAAGCAAGATGGTGAAACTAAAATGCTGCTTATGAAGAGAGCGAAAGAGGGCTATTGGTGCCATGTGGCCGGTAAAATTGAATCCGGAGAGGTGGCCGGTCAGGCTATGCTTCGTGAGCTGAAAGAAGAAACCGGAATTGAAGCCGCTGAACTCTATAATGGCGAGTATCTGGAACAGTTTTATGATGCGAAAAGTAATGAGCTGTTAATTATTCCCACTTTTGCCATGTTATGCCTTGAAAACCAGCAAGTTGTCCTGAACGAAGAACATACAGAATACCGCTGGTGCTCACTGCAGGAGGCGATATCTCTGGTTCCCTTCCCAAATCAGAAGCAGCTGTATCAGCATGTCTGGAAGCTATTTGTTGAAAACACGCCATCAGAGTTTTTAAAGGTCTGTTTGTAA
- a CDS encoding MarR family winged helix-turn-helix transcriptional regulator: MQALTKLNHLIIEFYDKMSSWEQSVVKETGYTLAQVHTIEVLGNHGSMRMKELADKLGITTGTLTVQVERLVKAGMIERCPHHEDRRSILVTLTEEGEALHHHHNDLHMKLTQDLTRHINSKQRDMLITCLEKINREF; this comes from the coding sequence ATGCAGGCGCTAACCAAACTCAACCATTTAATCATTGAATTTTACGACAAGATGTCCTCATGGGAGCAGTCTGTGGTAAAAGAGACCGGATATACCTTAGCGCAAGTACATACCATTGAAGTGCTAGGCAACCACGGTTCGATGCGCATGAAAGAGCTTGCCGATAAACTGGGCATCACCACTGGTACTCTTACCGTGCAGGTAGAGAGGCTGGTTAAAGCGGGCATGATTGAGCGTTGTCCTCACCATGAAGACAGACGCTCAATACTGGTGACTCTTACTGAAGAGGGCGAAGCACTGCACCACCATCATAACGACCTGCATATGAAGCTGACTCAGGATCTTACCCGCCATATCAACTCTAAGCAGAGAGATATGCTGATCACTTGTTTAGAGAAGATTAACCGCGAGTTTTAA
- the dmeF gene encoding CDF family Co(II)/Ni(II) efflux transporter DmeF, producing MQKQSALSLPHDHNFSRHNHQGEKRTYYVLLLTLVTMTVEIAAGMAFGSMALLADGWHMGTHAAAFCITLFAYRYSKKHADSDQFSFGTGKVSVLGGYTSAIALGLVALLMVVESVSRLFSPQAIQFNEAIGVAVVGLIVNVASMFLLHGHHDHGHHHGHNHDHSHSHHSHNHHHDHNLRAAYMHVLADALTSLLAIVALIVGKYLGWTWLDPIMGIVGALVITKWAIGLMSQTSPILLDASIEQEYKQKVILCMQQAGAEVADIHIWKVSADHYSAAISLISEQEKPVNFYRQELEKFDKISHLTIEVNREI from the coding sequence ATGCAAAAACAATCTGCTCTCTCTTTACCCCACGATCACAACTTCAGCCGCCATAATCATCAGGGCGAAAAGCGTACTTACTACGTGCTGTTACTCACTTTAGTTACAATGACGGTGGAGATTGCAGCCGGCATGGCGTTTGGCTCCATGGCTCTGCTGGCCGATGGCTGGCATATGGGCACACATGCAGCTGCCTTCTGTATCACTCTGTTTGCTTACCGTTACTCCAAAAAGCATGCTGATAGTGATCAATTCTCTTTCGGTACAGGTAAAGTAAGTGTGCTGGGCGGCTACACCAGCGCCATTGCCCTTGGTTTGGTGGCTTTGTTGATGGTGGTTGAATCCGTCAGCCGGCTTTTCTCCCCGCAAGCCATTCAGTTTAATGAAGCCATTGGCGTTGCCGTTGTAGGCTTAATTGTGAATGTTGCCAGTATGTTTTTGCTTCACGGGCATCATGACCATGGCCACCATCACGGTCACAATCACGACCACTCTCATTCTCATCACAGTCATAACCATCATCACGACCATAATCTCAGGGCGGCTTATATGCATGTTCTGGCAGACGCCCTGACCTCTTTACTTGCCATCGTCGCCCTTATTGTCGGCAAATATCTTGGCTGGACATGGCTGGATCCTATTATGGGGATAGTTGGTGCGCTGGTAATAACAAAGTGGGCGATAGGATTAATGAGTCAAACCAGCCCTATTCTACTGGATGCCAGTATTGAACAGGAATACAAGCAGAAAGTGATACTCTGCATGCAGCAAGCAGGCGCAGAAGTTGCGGATATTCATATCTGGAAAGTCAGTGCCGATCATTACTCTGCCGCTATCTCACTTATCAGTGAGCAGGAAAAGCCGGTAAATTTCTACCGACAAGAACTGGAAAAGTTTGATAAAATCAGCCACCTGACTATAGAGGTGAACCGGGAAATCTGA